In Cupriavidus basilensis, the following proteins share a genomic window:
- a CDS encoding TetR/AcrR family transcriptional regulator, protein MQDLLNPQRVRIRRRGADKHPLILKAARDLVSRSGFREAQMTAIADAAGIAIGTLYRYFPSKTELMVEVVKTTAQREVDVVAGIAMGDGTACERLGAAAWTFASRALRGRRLAHALVAEPVEPEVEAARLTYHRALSRVFKTIIEQGVADGEFPAQDVAASADCIVGCLFEGLVAPLSSEPRPDTAPLIPQAATIITFCLRGVSGRPLSFPP, encoded by the coding sequence ATGCAAGATCTTCTGAATCCCCAGCGTGTTCGCATCCGGCGCCGCGGCGCCGACAAGCATCCGCTTATTCTCAAAGCTGCGCGGGACCTGGTTTCACGGTCGGGATTTCGCGAGGCACAGATGACGGCTATCGCTGATGCCGCGGGCATCGCCATTGGCACGCTTTACCGCTACTTTCCCTCCAAGACCGAACTCATGGTCGAAGTCGTCAAGACCACGGCGCAACGGGAAGTGGATGTGGTCGCAGGCATCGCCATGGGCGACGGGACCGCGTGCGAGCGTCTCGGTGCGGCCGCCTGGACCTTCGCCAGTCGTGCCTTGCGAGGTCGCCGGCTCGCGCACGCGCTGGTTGCTGAGCCGGTAGAGCCAGAGGTGGAGGCTGCAAGGCTGACCTATCACCGTGCGCTGTCCAGGGTATTCAAGACGATCATCGAGCAGGGTGTTGCCGACGGCGAGTTTCCAGCCCAGGATGTTGCGGCGTCGGCTGACTGCATCGTCGGCTGCCTGTTCGAAGGGCTCGTCGCGCCGCTGAGTTCCGAACCCCGGCCAGATACCGCGCCGTTGATCCCTCAGGCGGCAACCATTATCACTTTCTGCCTTCGCGGTGTTTCCGGTCGTCCTTTGAGTTTCCCGCCCTAA
- a CDS encoding alkene reductase, with translation MKNSKLLTAVGNEDLSFKNRVFMAPMTRGRSKDQVANELTATYYAQRASAGLIFSEGTQISPQAIGWANTPGIYAPAQIAGWKKVTQAVHEAGGLIFAQLWHTGRASHPDFHGGKLPVAPSAVPFHSQAFTPEGVKPSVTPRELTIDEIKATIADYEKAAQAAKEAGFDGVEVHGANGYLPAQFLEDGPNKRTDDYGGTIEKRARFLLEATDAAIKVFGPARVSVRLSPRIPYNDMGDSNLEQTYMFAVEALEKKKIGILHFMESATLPEGLKPLAPEARKRFSGLLVLNVGYDQKSAEQALQTGLADAITFGTLFISNPDLPQRFGLDAPLATSDTSTYYSGSEEGYIDYPPLA, from the coding sequence ATGAAAAACTCAAAGCTTTTAACTGCCGTGGGCAACGAAGATCTCTCCTTCAAGAATCGAGTCTTCATGGCACCGATGACAAGAGGTCGATCCAAGGATCAGGTTGCCAACGAATTAACTGCGACCTATTACGCGCAGCGCGCATCGGCGGGTCTTATTTTCTCAGAAGGCACTCAAATCAGTCCCCAGGCGATCGGATGGGCGAATACCCCCGGAATCTATGCTCCTGCGCAGATTGCGGGCTGGAAGAAGGTAACCCAGGCTGTTCATGAAGCCGGCGGTCTTATTTTCGCCCAGCTCTGGCATACCGGAAGAGCATCCCACCCTGATTTTCATGGTGGAAAACTCCCGGTCGCACCATCGGCCGTCCCCTTCCATAGCCAGGCGTTCACGCCAGAAGGCGTCAAACCGTCAGTGACACCACGCGAACTGACAATCGATGAAATCAAAGCCACCATCGCAGACTACGAAAAAGCTGCACAGGCCGCGAAAGAGGCGGGCTTTGACGGTGTCGAGGTTCATGGTGCCAATGGTTACCTGCCCGCCCAGTTTCTAGAGGACGGCCCAAACAAACGAACAGACGATTATGGCGGCACCATTGAGAAGCGAGCTCGGTTCCTGCTTGAGGCCACCGACGCTGCAATAAAGGTCTTCGGACCGGCCCGCGTCTCGGTCAGGCTTTCGCCCCGTATTCCGTACAATGACATGGGCGACTCCAATCTCGAGCAGACCTACATGTTCGCGGTGGAAGCGCTGGAAAAGAAAAAGATTGGCATTCTGCATTTCATGGAATCTGCGACCCTACCGGAAGGTCTGAAACCGCTGGCGCCCGAGGCTCGAAAGCGTTTCTCAGGGCTACTCGTATTAAACGTTGGCTATGATCAGAAGTCCGCGGAACAGGCGCTGCAAACTGGCTTGGCCGATGCAATTACATTTGGAACCCTGTTCATAAGCAACCCTGACCTGCCGCAACGCTTCGGCTTGGACGCGCCTCTGGCCACCTCGGACACCTCTACCTACTACAGCGGTTCCGAAGAAGGCTATATTGACTATCCTCCGCTGGCGTAG
- a CDS encoding winged helix-turn-helix transcriptional regulator: MLELKPQCFSSDCPSRALFDQIADKWSMMVLAVLDDGPQRFNAIRRRLEGVTQKALTQCLRRLERNGLVSRHVITFSPVAVQYEITPLGRTLQQPFRALHEWTLAKLPEVEAARLHFDESSRISGSSLHTESPNGIGL; encoded by the coding sequence GTGCTCGAATTAAAGCCGCAATGCTTCTCGTCGGATTGCCCTAGCCGGGCGCTTTTTGACCAGATCGCAGATAAGTGGTCGATGATGGTTCTGGCCGTCCTCGATGACGGGCCACAGCGCTTCAACGCCATCAGGCGTCGACTTGAGGGGGTAACGCAGAAGGCGCTCACGCAGTGCCTCCGGCGGCTTGAACGTAATGGCCTGGTCTCGCGGCACGTCATCACGTTTTCGCCGGTGGCGGTGCAGTATGAGATCACTCCGCTTGGCCGAACCTTGCAACAACCGTTTCGAGCGCTGCACGAATGGACGCTTGCCAAGTTGCCCGAGGTCGAAGCCGCTCGGTTGCATTTTGACGAGTCGTCGCGGATCTCAGGATCTAGTCTGCACACCGAAAGTCCGAACGGTATAGGCTTGTGA